The region GGTGCTTCCTGCGCACTCTTGTCACTAGGCCGGATATTGCGCAGCATGTACGCCAGCTAACCCTACACAAGAACCTCTTCCCGGCAGTTTCTCTAGATGGGAAAAAGGTACGACGCATCAAGGACCACTATGACGGAAACTCACCATGGCTGGAGACGGCATTCAGCCAGGCTGGTTGGAATGAGCCCTATATCAATAGGTCCCGGTGGggcctcggcctcgcccAGCAAGACCAGAACGACGCAACTCTAGCGGAAATGGCAAGGAAAGTGATATCCAATGACTTTCCGAGCTTTGTCGACAAGGGCCACATCACTACTGATAATTCATATCATAAGAGCTACAGGTTTCCACTCTTCGCCCTGGTCATTGCCCACTGTCCCAGGCTCCGTCGACTGTCCACCCCCGTCCACCTTGTTGACCCTTTCCTTGACGAGGTCCTATATTGGGCAACATACGGTGCTACAGGCCCTAACCGCCCTAAAGAGATTGGCCTCCAGGAACTGGAGAGTCTTTCCTTACAGCGGGAAGAATCCTTTGGCTGTTCGCCTGATGCTGGCTTTGTTGTACACTCATCCAGAAAACCTGTCTGCGCAAGACCTTATTACCGGCTTCCTCAGCTGAAGCAATTAGATACTGACGAGACATTCAAAGACCGCGGCGTGTTCGACGACGTCAAGAAGCCGTATCAGAGCGACATCCAGGAACTTACCGCCCAATATCCAAAGGAgattctctctctccctaATGGGACGCTCCTCAGCCGAATTTCCAATCTGCGCTCCCTATCCCTGAGTCTTGCCCCATGCGCCAAGCCAGCATCACACAGCACAATCATAAACCACTATTCGCAGCTCTGGAACTGTCTATCCCACTTCCGCGACACGCTGGAGTacctcgacatcgac is a window of Aspergillus puulaauensis MK2 DNA, chromosome 4, nearly complete sequence DNA encoding:
- a CDS encoding uncharacterized protein (InterPro:IPR001810;~PFAM:PF12937;~go_function: GO:0005515 - protein binding [Evidence IEA]) gives rise to the protein MLGSLLLSQKGKPKTVSAHIEDLPTEVMLMILHQVVGADSTTDPEYSFDPILSSLCLVNRRWNGIFTPQLYAHYDFKNNPDEFGSFWCFLRTLVTRPDIAQHVRQLTLHKNLFPAVSLDGKKVRRIKDHYDGNSPWLETAFSQAGWNEPYINRSRWGLGLAQQDQNDATLAEMARKVISNDFPSFVDKGHITTDNSYHKSYRFPLFALVIAHCPRLRRLSTPVHLVDPFLDEVLYWATYGATGPNRPKEIGLQELESLSLQREESFGCSPDAGFVVHSSRKPVCARPYYRLPQLKQLDTDETFKDRGVFDDVKKPYQSDIQELTAQYPKEILSLPNGTLLSRISNLRSLSLSLAPCAKPASHSTIINHYSQLWNCLSHFRDTLEYLDIDTDTDLQHFIQTYGIQIPGEEDHPFCPPLAKFTKLKYLASTPLLLYGNRCHHEPPSKIPAHLPKSLVALGLYCELSMPDLMPGQPGGATARRLFEEELIQILTAGSANGLRALIVDHTRSCFKDHNDSLESVALAAQHMGVKFICAARGPSLGLEKQPVPSYPLHGGLWIRVPLFGWMTVR